GGCACAGTTTTCTGTGCTCCTACCCACTGGCTGCCAAAGAATGTCACATCCTGACTTGGTCTTTGGTTTCTCCACTCTCCGATAAACTGTTGCTTTCCTTTGTCCCAGCCCTCACCACCTGTCAATGGCTGTAGAAAGGCCATTGCTGCACAGGAGACTTCTCTGCTACCCCCATGGCATGTTTGGGAGGGAACCGCTCCAGCCTAGGGGATGTTTGGGAGCACTTAGCTGCAGTTTGCAAAAGAGAACAGCCTGGAGTGCTTTCAGAAGTATCTCCTGGATTTGCTGCTGTCCTCCTTGGGCTTGATGGGAAAAGGCTGGGATGTCTTTAGAAAGCTTTCTGGGGGGCTCGGGAGTGAGGCTAGTGTAGAGCTGGTGAAGACCAAGCcatcagaggagaaaagcagctctgcaggagcaCCTGGAGGATGTTTTTGGGACAGAGTGCCATTTGCTAAGGGTGACTTTAGGACGGCAAGGTGTTGTTTCTagtgcctccttctccaggctgtGCTTTGTGCTTCGAATGGAAAAATGCTCCCGGCTTTTGGTTACCTCCGGGGCCCTTCTGCTGCCTTGCAGGTTGCTGATCTGGGAGGACAGGTCTGCCTCAGAGAAGCTCCTGTGCATGCTGCTGATCTCCTTCCTCCAGTTTGTCAGGGAAGGGGCAGAGAGGCAGGCTGGATAGCTGCTGCCTATAAAAGCACTTGCTGCTTTGGGTTGCTCCAGGCCAGACGTGGTGGGGCTGCCGTCAGCTTCGGGGTTAGGGCTGTTGAAGGCAGCGTGGTTctgctgagcagcacctgggtgTTCAGTGGGGACAAAGCCTGTGAGGTAGCTTTTAGAGGCCATGAGAAGATGCCAGGGCACTTACCCTGTGGCCCCTCTGGCGGATGCAAACGCGAAACCTTTGTTCCCATGTACTGAAGACCTGAAAAGCCTTCCACTAGGGAAACCCTGCAATACCCTCTTCAACcctctgcagctctctgcatTTCCCCAGATGTTTTTGGCTCTGCCATTACAGCATGTGATCCAGCAGCCCTGGCGCAGGCCAATCAGCAGTCCATGCTCATACCTCTGGAGCTGTCTGTATGCTCTGGTGACTCCTCAGTTGAGGGTCTGAACGGCCAGGCGATGATGTCCCCAAAGACTGCTGCGCAGTTGTCGGTGAGGAGCTTCACCAAGAGTGTCACCTGCATGCAGAGAGCCTGGGAGTTCAGTGCAAGGGGCTGCAAAGGACTTGAGCAGCCTTTTGTGCTCTTAAGGGAGGTTTCTGCAGTCACAGTTGTAGTTCTGTAGCTCAGAGCTCATGTGGCCTGCCACAAGCAGGGTAGCTTGAGCCTCAGCTCCGTGGGGAGCGAGGTGCTGAGTTCAACAGACCTTGCTCTCTTTCTGCATGGCCAGTGGGGCTGAGCAAGTTTGGCCCCACACAGATCACCAGGTTGCTGGCATCCATGCGGTTTCTGTCTGCCTTTTCACTGATACGGTGGAGCACAGAGAGCAAGCGCTGGAGTAAGAGACAGTTTGCTGGAGGCAGTTTGCCAGCCACCCTGTGGGAACAcaagcaaagaggaagaggcgtgccagctgcaggggctgctgctgcttggttTGAGCCGGAGCGGTGGGACAGGTGGCAAACTTACACTCTCAGCTGTGCAATTTTCTCTTGcaggctgggctgctgcagtgctAGCAGCCACTTGTTGTAGAGGTCAGCCACAAGAAGCTTGTAGGGGATGTTTCtcaggaaggccaaggcccTTAGGTGAGGCTCTGGACAtgagcagggagcagagaagcagcatcACTGTGAGTTGGTAGCTACCTGCTCTCAAAAGTGCAGCTGGTGGAACTGAAAATCCTGTGGCAAAGGGAAATGCCCATGGGTCCTAGGCCTGAACCTTGGAGTG
The sequence above is a segment of the Rhea pennata isolate bPtePen1 chromosome 3, bPtePen1.pri, whole genome shotgun sequence genome. Coding sequences within it:
- the LOC134138079 gene encoding LOW QUALITY PROTEIN: T-cell activation Rho GTPase-activating protein-like (The sequence of the model RefSeq protein was modified relative to this genomic sequence to represent the inferred CDS: deleted 1 base in 1 codon) — its product is MVVISWPLAWRGTPTTSDCSGQLGSSPHMALFGQPLALLCGQDVALPQPVQEMLAILSEKGPATEGIFQKVANEKARRELREELDRGGNMDLTSQPVHLLAVLLKPHLRALAFLRNIPYKLLVADLYNKWLLALQQPSLQEKIAQLRVVAGKLPPANCLLLQRLLSVLHRISEKADRNRMDASNLVICVGPNLLSPTGHAEREQETSLKSTKGCSSPLQPLALNSQALCMQVTLLVKLLTDNCAAVFGDIIAWPFRPSTEESPEHTDSSRGAAQQNHAAFNSPNPEADGSPTTSGLEQPKAASAFIGSSYPACLSAPSLTNWRKEISSMHRSFSEADLSSQISNLQGSRRAPEVTKSREHFSIRSTKHSLEKEALETTPCRPKVTLSKWHSVPKTSSRCSCRALFSSDGLVFTSSTLASLPSPPESFLKTSQPFPIKPKEDSSKSRRYF